A stretch of the Lactuca sativa cultivar Salinas chromosome 9, Lsat_Salinas_v11, whole genome shotgun sequence genome encodes the following:
- the LOC111903439 gene encoding protein ROH1 produces MPSTSSSSMSFGGFRSILGFGNDHNQVHMEEVKNDSKSPLDRELERFQEQVFTQFHALSSSSPDEFLSIFWISKLLDAFIVCQEDFKVILLNNSENFSKPPLDKLLTEFFDRSIKALDICNAVRDGIEKVRLWGKHLAIVSSAFDSKQRNMIGEGQFRRARKSLTDLAIVMLDDHKESGSVFSHRNRSFGRPNKGKDLNQRKHGHSRSLSWSVPNSWSATKQLQSMSNSLTPFPPRGNENGGNSSLQNCVFTMGFVLMFVLWTVVAAIPCQDRGLFNFSIPRQFSWGTPLFFLQARILDESKKRERKNSPGLLTEIQQMEKSINLISDLIDSVHQFPLTEEQQKEVKDGVEELSLVCSLCKKGLDTLDCKLREVFRKIMYCRTEGLGTLTST; encoded by the coding sequence ATGCCGTCTACAAGCAGTTCCAGTATGTCGTTTGGGGGATTCCGATCAATTTTAGGATTTGGAAACGATCATAATCAAGTTCATATGGAGGAGGTGAAGAACGACTCTAAATCTCCACTAGATCGTGAACTTGAAAGGTTCCAAGAACAAGTATTCACTCAATTCCATGCactttcatcttcttctcccGATGAATTTCTCTCCATTTTTTGGATATCCAAGCTACTAGACGCATtcattgtttgtcaagaagattTCAAGGTCATTCTCTTGAACAATTCTGAAAATTTCTCAAAACCACCATTAGATAAACTCCTTACAGAGTTCTTCGACAGAAGCATCAAAGCTCTTGACATATGTAACGCTGTTCGTGATGGAATTGAGAAAGTACGCCTTTGGGGTAAACACTTAGCCATTGTTTCAAGTGCTTTTGATTCAAAACAGAGAAACATGATAGGTGAAGGCCAGTTTAGGCGTGCAAGAAAATCATTAACTGATTTAGCCATTGTTATGCTTGATGATCATAAAGAATCTGGATCTGTGTTTTCACATAGAAACAGATCTTTTGGGCGTCCAAACAAAGGTAAAGATCTGAATCAACGTAAGCATGGACACTCAAGGTCTCTCTCATGGAGTGTTCCTAATTCATGGTCTGCAACTAAACAGCTTCAATCAATGTCCAACAGCTTGACTCCATTTCCACCTCGAGGAAATGAAAATGGTGGAAATTCCAGTCTTCAAAACTGTGTTTTCACAATGGGATTTGTTCTCATGTTTGTGTTATGGACTGTAGTTGCTGCAATCCCATGTCAAGATCGTGGTCTTTTCAATTTCTCAATTCCAAGACAATTCTCATGGGGAACTCCATTGTTCTTTCTTCAAGCTCGGATTTTAGATGAATCAAAGAAACGTGAACGTAAGAACAGCCCTGGGCTTTTAACAGAGATTCAACAAATGGAAAAATCAATCAACTTGATCTCAGATTTAATTGATTCTGTTCATCAGTTTCCATTGACAGAAGAACAACAGAAAGAAGTGAAAGATGGAGTTGAAGAGTTATCTTTGGTTTGTAGCTTGTGTAAGAAGGGATTAGATACATTGGATTGTAAATTGAGGGAAGTTTTCAGGAAGATTATGTATTGTAGGACTGAAGGGCTTGGAACATTGACCTCTACATAA